From the genome of Streptomyces puniciscabiei:
GTTGGCAGATGCCGCACATGACGGCCGTCCGGCCTTGAACGTGCGGCCCCTGCCTCCACGCTCGCCTGTGGTGACTGCCCGTCGGGGCCGGCCGCCGGGCGAGGCTTCTCCACAAGGTTGTTGCCCGAGCCGTCGACCGTGCATGATCGGTTCCGACCGATGGTGTTCGACCGAAGGCGTAGAGCCGTACAACGGGGGATTCATATGAGGCGTCGCTGGGTCAAGGTGCTCGCGATCACGGTGGTAGTGCTGGCCGTCCTCTTCACTGTCGCGGACCGAGTCGCCGTGCACTACGCCGACAAGGAGGTCTCCCGTCTCGCCGCGGAGAAGTACGGCTACCGGAACAGCACCGACGGGCACCTGGACGTGTCCATCGAGGGTTTTCCCTTTCTGACCCAGGCGTTCAGCCAGAACTTCGACCATGTCAGCCTGGACGCGGGGCAGTTCACCATCGACACCACGAACAATGCCGAGGGTGGCTACCTGCCCGTCAAGCAACTGCGTCTCGACCTGCACGGCGTGCAGGTGACCTCGCTGACCGCACGCAGTGCCGAGGCGAACCTCGCCACCGGCACTTTGACGCTCTCGTACGAGGCGCTGTCCGGCGTCGTCACGCGGGTGGCGGGCACCGGCGGCCCCGTCCACATCTCGCAGGCCGCGGGGTCGGCGGGGCAGGCCGCCCGGATCAAGGTCACGGGCACCGCCGGCGGGAGCGAGCTCAACAGCACGGGCACGCTGCTCGCCCAGGGAAACGAGATCTCCTTCAGCCTGCCCGGGGCGGAGCAGCCGACGGCCACCTGGCGGGTCCAGCTCCCTGAGAACGTCGGCTTCACCGCGGCACGCAGCACCTCGGACGGTGTGGAGATCAGCATGGTCGGTCACCTGGTGAACCTCGGCGCCTCGCGCTTCACCAGGTGAGCCGACCCCGCCCCTGGGGGGAGGACCGCGGCGGCCTGGCACCCGACGTGTGGTGACGGCAGCCGCGACGGCGTCACAACAGGTCGGGTGCAGTCTCCTGGGCGGGATCCCGGGGTGCCGGGTGATCCGGACCGCCGGCCGGGGCGGCGGCACGCAGCGCCGCTTCGACCCGGCGGTTGCTGGTCATGGATGCCGTGATGGCGGTCATGGTCAGGAGGAGGACGGCGGCGGCGTAGAGCGGGGTGCGGATGTCGTAGGTGGTGGCCAGCCAGCCGCCCAGGAAGGCCCCGATGGGGGCGGCGCACATGGCCAGCATGCGGGAGGTGGAGGCGACCCGGCCCATGAGGTGGGCCGGGACGATCGCCTGCCGGAGGGAGGGCCCGAGCACCATCGTGGCGCCCATGCCGGCCCCGCAGACGGCGAGCGCCAGCCCGGCCACGTACGGGTTCGGGGCAGCGGCCAGGCCCAGGATGGCAAGCCCCTCGACAGCGGCCGTGCAGGTCAGTGCGGTGCCGGTGCCGAGTCGCCGGCCGAGGGAGGAGGCGATGCCTGAACCGAGCAGGCCGCCGGTGGCCTCCGCCGTGAGAAGCAGGCCGAAGCCGTAGGTGTCGATGCCGAGGCGGTCGTGCGCGAACAGGGCGAGGACTGTCTCCACGGCGAGGAAGGCGACGTTCCCGACCGCCGGGCGGAGCGCCAGCCCGAGCAGAACCCGGTCCCGGAAGACGTACGAGGCCCCGGCCCGCGCCTGCCGAAGCAGCGATTCGCGGGCCTCCGGCACGGGCCGGGGCCTGGCGGGCAGCGTACGAACGAACAGCGCGGAGAGCATGAACGACACCGCGTCGGCGAGCAGCGGAACCGCCCGCCCGAGTGCGAGCAGCGCACTGCCCGCAGGCGGCCCCGCGAAGCCGGACATGGCGGTCTGGGCGCCGCGCAGGCGGGAGTTGGCGCGCTCCAGGAGTGCGGGGTCGCGGCGGAGCAGATCCGGCAGATAGGCCGTGGCGGCCGTGTCGAAGAAGAGTCCGCCGAGGCCGAGCAGGAAGGCGACGGCCGCGAGCAGCGGAATGCTCAGCACGTCGAGCACGGCCGCCGCCGCGGGTATCCCGAGCAGCACCGCACGTGCCGTGTCCGTGACCCACATCGTGCGCCGGCGGTCCCAACGGTCCACCAGCGCACCGCCGAGCACCCCGAAGAGCAGCCACGGCAGCGTCCCCGCGGCCGAGACGACGGCGAGCGCCATCGGATCCCGCGTCAACGTCAACGCGAGCAGCGGCAGCGCGGCCTGCGTCACCCCGTCACCGAGCGAGGAGATCGTCTGCGCGGTCCACAGCCGTCCGAATCCGGTCGGCAGCTTCCTGGCCCCCTGGATCACTTGGCGTCACCTTCCGCCTGCTCACGCGGCGCCGGCCGGAACAGCGCGAAGACGAGGGACGCGTCCGGCAGCGACGGATCGGACAGCTCCCGGTACTCGTCCGCCAGCGCCTCCAACCGCGCCCCCAGCTGCGCGAACTGCTGCTCGGTGAGTCGCAGATGCGCCATCCGTACGTGCCGCCCGCCATCCACCGGCGACGCCTCCAGATCCGCCACCGCATGCCGCATCAGCAGATCCGGCCCGCCCTCGGCCGGATCCGGCAGCACGATCGCCCGCGCGGCCATCGCGTAGTACCGCTCGGTGACCCCCCGCACCTTCCGCGTCCGCACCACCTTCACCAGGCCGGCCCGCTCCAGCAACCGCACGTGATAGCTGGAACTCCCCTTCGCGAGGCCCACTCGCTCGGCGATCTGCGTGATCGTCGCCGGCTCGAAGCGGAGCACGGCCATGATCCGGTGACGCGTGAGATTGGAGACGGCGCGCAGCTGTTCGTCAGTCGTGACGTGAAACGTCTCGGGAAGATCATCGGTAGGCATGCCGACAATGGTCAACGATTCTTGACCATTGAGCAAGGGGTTTACGCGCACAGGTCCGGCCGGGGTGGACCAAGAGCGGGCCGGCTTGGTGATGACGGCCGCCGTCGAGGCCACCCGCCGGGGGCCCGACAGCGAGTGACGTCAGACGGACCGGCTGGCGTCGTCGAAGTCGGTGGAGGCCGACAGCTCGGCCCATGCCAGCATGTCGCGCTCGAAGGCGTCGCGTCCGGCCCGCACGAGCCGAAGCGCGTCGGTGCCGAGCAGCAGGCGCGTCGGCGGCCGGTCGGCCGCCACGATGCGCAGCACTGCGGCCGCGGCCTTGTCCGGGTCGCCCGGCTGGCGCCCGCTGCCCTGGATCCGCCGGGCGCGCAGCGGCTCGAACAGCTCGTCGTAGTCGGCGATCGCACGGGGTGCGCGGATCATCGAGCGGCCGGCCCAGTCGGTCCGGAAACTGCCCGGCTCGACGGCGGTGACATGGATGCCGAAATCGGCGACCTCCTTGCCGAGCGTCTCGAGGATGCCCTCCACCGCGAACTTGCTGCCGTGGTAAAAGCACGGCAGCAAACACTTCCACCACCCGGTCGTCGGCCCGCTCACCCTCATTACGAGTCCCTCACCCTGCCCGCCGGCCCGGACCAGCGGCTGAGTGTGTACACCGCCGAGGCAGGCTCCAGCTCCGAAGAGGCGCTTCGGCTACTGGCCGCGTGGACACGGCAGCCCGAGACCTCGCCCGGGCGGCACGCGGATCATTAGACGCCCGCCGGTCCGCGCGGAGCGGAACAAGGCGTGAATTTCCTGCCGGAGAAGGGTGCGCAATCACGGGCACAAAAAGGCCGCCCTTTCTCTCACGTCTGTCATGCGGGGTGCTCTGCGTGTTTCATGGAGGTGTGCTCCGCGATACGCGACCATACGGACGCGGTACAGCACATCTTCCAGCCGGTGGGCGCCATGGCGCGCTGATTGTGTGGGTCGACGTGCTCGACACCAGCAAAGCCGACGACGTCAAGAGCGGCGGCCGGCAGAAGGAACACCGAGACAGGAAGAAGGTACGGGCATGGCCGGCAGTGAAAGCGAGAATCCGGTAATCCCTTCGCCGACGCCCACACCGACTCGGCGGCCCAGGACGAACCGGGACTGGTGGCCCGATCAGCTGGACCTTCAGGTTCTCCACCAGCACTCGCCCCGATCCAACCCGATGGACGAGGACTACGACTACGCGAAGGAGTTCGCGACCCTCGACGTCGACGCGCTGAAGCGTGACGTCTTCGAGGTGATGACGACATCCCAGGACTGGTGGCCCGCCGACTACGGTCACTACGGGCCGCTCTTCATCCGGATGAGCTGGCACGCCGCGGGGACGTACCGCATCGCGGACGGCCGCGGCGGTGGCGGCAGCGGCGCACAGCGCTTCGCCCCGCTCAACAGCTGGCCGGACAACGCGAGCCTGGACAAGGCGCGCCGTCTGCTGTGGCCGGTCAAACAGAAGTACGGCCGGAAAGTCTCCTGGGCCGATCTTCTGGTGTTCGCCGGAAACTGTGCCATGGAATCCATGGGATTCAAGACGTTCGGGTTCGGTTTCGGGCGGGAGGACATCTGGGAACCCGAGGAGATCTTCTGGGGGCCCGAGGACACATGGCTCGGGGATGAACGCTACAGCGGCGACAGGGAACTCACCGGTCCTTTCGCCGCCGTGCAGATGGGACTGATCTACGTCAATCCGGAGGGGCCCAACGGAAACCCGGACCCGATGGAGGCCGCCCGGGACATTCGGGAGACGTTCGGTCGCATGGCGATGAATGACGAGGAGACGGTCGCGCTCATCGTCGGGGGCCACACCTTCGGCAAGTGTCATGGCGCGGTCGATCCCAGTTATATCGGCGCGGAACCCGAGGCCGCCCCCATCGAGCAGCAGGGCCTCGGCTGGCGGAACACGTACGGCAGCGGCGCGGGCCCGCACACGCTCACCAGTGGCCTGGAGGGCGCGTGGACCACCGAGCCGACCAGGTGGGACAACGGCTACCTGGACAACCTCTACGGCTACGAGTGGGAGCTGACGAGCAGCCCCGCCGGGGCCCACCAGTGGACTCCCACGGACCCCGCGGCCCAGAACGCCGTACCCGACGCCCATGATCCGTCGAAGCGGCACGCCCCCATGATGCTGACGACGGACCTCGCGCTGAAGGTGGACCCGGTCTACGGCCCGATCACGAAGAGGTTCCACGAGAACCCGGACGAACTGGCGGTGGCGTTCGCCAAGGCCTGGTACAAACTGCTGCACCGCGACATGGGACCCGTCTCCCGTTACCTCGGCCCATGGATCCCCGAGCCGCAGCTGTGGCAGGACCCCGTTCCCGACGTCGATCACGAACTGGTCGGGGACGAGGACATCGCCGCCCTCAAGGGCAGGATCCTCGCCTCGGGCCTTTCCGTCCCCCAGCTGGTCACCACCGCCTGGGCGTCGGCGGCGAGCTTCCGCGGCACCGACAAGCGCGGCGGGGCGAACGGAGCACGGATCCGGCTCGCGCCGCAGAAGGACTGGGAGCTCAACGCCCTCCCCGAGGTGACGGAGGTACTGCGCACGCTCGAGCGGATCCAGCAGGACTTCAACGCCTCGCAGACCGGCGGTACGCGGGTCTCCCTCGCCGACCTGATCGTCCTCGGCGGGTGCGCGGCCGTCGAGCAGGCCGCGAGGAACGCGGGGTACGACGTCACGGTTCCGTTCGCACCGGGGCGTACGGACGCCTCGCAGGAGCAGACCGACGCGGCGTCCTTCGCCGTCCTGGAGCCCAAGGCGGATGCCTTCCGCAACTACCTTCCGGCGGGCGAGAAGCTGTCGCCGGAGACCCTCATGCTGGACCGCGCCAACCTGCTGACGCTGACCGCTCCCGAGATGACGGTGCTGATCGGCGGCATGCGGGCCCTGAACACCGGCTTCAAAGGCTCCCCCCACGGTGTCTTCACCGACCGGCCGGGAACCCTGACCAACGACTTCTTCGTCAACCTGCTCGACATGGGCACGGAGTGGAAGGCGTCGGCTACGGAAGAGAACGTGTTCGAAGGCCGGGATCGCGCCACCGGCGAGGTCAAGTGGACCGCCACCGCCGTCGACCTGATCTTCGGTGCGCACTCCCAGCTCCGGGCCGTCTCGGAGGTCTACGCGGCCCAGGACGCGGGAGAGAAGTTCGTACGTGACTTCGTGGCAGCGTGGAACAAGGTGATGAATCTCGACCGGTTCGACCTGGCCTGAACCCGACGTCCCGGTCGGCCCTCATCGGCCGGCCGGGACGCGGCACGTGGCGCTCCGCGGTCCTGAGCCGGGAACACCTTCACCGGCGCCGGTTGGCTCGACGCCTCTCGAGCCTGCGCGACACCGGCCGCTCGGCACGGTGTACTGCCTGATGTGCACAGTTGGAGGAGATCGCCCGGTAAAGGTCGCGGCACGACCCTGTGCTGGACTCGGCTGGACCACGCGTGGCAGGCGGCGGGCAGGCGCTTCGAGGCAAGTGCGGCGGGTCGTCTGTGGGGACGCCTCAGCGCAGCGGACTTCTTCGGCCATTCGTTCCAGCTGGCATCGCTCGCCTTCCTTTGCTTCTTCCCTTTCCTGATCCTGGTCACCGCCGCGTTCGGCCAGGACGCCGCGCACGTCATGGCGGGATGGCTCGGACTGAACGAGCAGGCGGCCCAGGCCGTGGCCGGTCTTTTCAAACCCAATCCCGGTTCGGTCACCCTCACGCTGATGAGCGCGCTGTTGTTGATCGCGGGGGCGGTCGCCGTGGCAGGCACCTTGCAAGGCTGGTATCAGTTCCTCTTCGGCGTGCCCCCACGTTGGTGGCGGGACCTGGGGGCTCAGCTCGCGTGGCTGGCGGTGCTGGTCGCCTACGGCGCGGCCCGGGCCGGGGCCGGCGCAGCACTCGGATCGCAGCTGAGCAGCCTGGCCGGTTTCGTCCTGGCGCTGTTCTTCTGGTGGGGGACCATGCGGCTGCTGCTCACCGGAGCGATCGCCTGGCGCTTCCTGCTGCCTGCGGCGCTGGCCACCGGTGTCGCCTGGACCGGCCTCGGATGGTTCTCCTCCCGCTTCTTCTCCGACACCATCGTGGCCAACAACCACAAGTACGGCCCTGTGGGCGTCGTCATGGTCATCCTTTCCTGGCTGGTGGCCGTGGGCGTGGTCATCCACCTCGGTGCCGTCGTCGGCCACGAGTTCGCCAGGCACCGCGCCATGCGTTCACACCGCTGACGGACCCGGGACACCTGAACGGGGCTGGGCGAGTGAACGGGGCTGGGCGAGCCACAACCGCCCGGGCAGCCCATACTTGTGGTGACCGGAACCGAGCGAGGTGGGTTCGGACATGTGCCGCTGGATCGTCTACTCGGGCACGCCTGTTCTCCTCAGCCAGGTCTTGTTCCAGCCGGAACACAGCCTGATCGATCAGAGCCTGCACTCCCGCCTGGGGGTGGAGACCACCAACGGTGACGGCTTCGGGGTCGGCTGGTACGGCCAGGGCCTGGCCACGCCGGCGGTTCTGCGGGATGTCGGCCCGGCGTGGAACAACCGGAACCTCCAGGAGGTCGCCCACCACGTCCGCTCGGGTCTGTTCCTCGCCCACATCCGGGCCACGACCGGAACCGCCGTGCAGCAAACCAACTGCCATCCCTTCCGCAAGGACCGCTGGCTGTGGATGCACAACGGCGTGATCAACGAGTTCCACCGGCTCAGACGTGACCTCGCGCTGGCCGTCGCCCCCGCCCTGTACCCCGACATCGAAGGGTCGACGGACTCCGAGCTCATGTTCTTCCTCGCGCTGACGTTCGGCCTCGTGGATGACCCGCCGGGTGCCGTCGCGCGCATGGCCGGTCTGGTCGAGAGCACGGGTCACCGGCACGGCGTGGAACACCCCCTGCAGATGACGGTCGCCGTGGCCGACGGTGAGAGTCTGTGGGCCTTCCGGCACTCCAGCGAGGGCGCATCACGGTCGTTGTACTTCAGCACCCAGGTGGATGCCCTGCGCGCGCTGCACCCGGACACCTCGTTCCTGCGGGAGATCTCGGAGGAGACACGTCTCGTCGTCTCCGAGCCGCTGGGTGACCTCCCAGGAGCCTGGAACGAGGTTCCGGAGAGCAGCTACGGCATCGTCCGCCCGGGCCAGGACACCCTCCACACGTTCGAGCCACGGTACTGATCCGGCGGTACGGCGCTTGGCCCCGACGGCCGGTCAAGCGGCCGCCGAGCCGCGGTGCCGGGTCGGACGGGCCAGGGCCAGGCGGAGCACTCGTCTCCAGTCGGGCGGGGGCCGGTTCGGCGGCGTTCCCGGACGGTGCCGCGGGACACGCACCCGCAGGGCCCCGGGAGCTACCCGGCAGACCACCGGAGCGGGCAGCACGACGGACTCACCGTCGATGCCGGCCGGGACGGTGTCCGTGTCGGCCTCGACGACCACTTCGGAGGCCGTCAGCCGGGTCACGCCCGGGGACCGCCGGCCACCCAGCAGCCGGGTCGACAGCCGGGCCGCCCGGCCCGGGGTGTCGACGCGCACGCACAGCACCCCCAGTCGTCCGGAATCCAGGCTTTCCCGGAGTACGGGACGCACCGAGTCGACGGCGGCGGGCCGGTAGGGATTGTTGCTGACGAGCAGGGCCTGCAGTCCCTCGATCCGCGTGTGTCCGGCACGCATGCGCAGCCGTGGCGCCTCCGGGCCGGTGAGCAGAACGGGCAGCGCCTGAAGTGCCGTGCGCAGTTTGGCGTCCCGGTAGGAGGGTTCGCGCACCACGGCGGCGTAGGTTCCGAAGGACGCGTTGTTGACGAACACCCGGTCGGCGGCGAATCCGAGGTCGACGCGGAACTCGACGGGATCGGTGAACGCGGCCAGGGCGGCCGCCGGGTCGTCACGGTCGAGACCGAGATCCAGGGCGAAGTGGTTGCGCGTTCCGGCCGGGATCACCATGAAGGGCACATCATGCCGGGCCGCCACCTCGGCGACCAGAGCCTGGGTGCCGTCCCCGCCGGCCACGGCCAGCAGGTCGGCCCCCTCGGCCACCGCACGCCGGGCCAGGTCCGCCACGTCCTGGTGTCGTACCGGATCCAGTACGACGACGCGCGCACCCGCCGCCCTCGCCTTCTCCTCCAGGTGGAAGCGCTCCACCTTGCCCCCACCGGAACGCGGGTTCATCACGACCCACGGATGCAGCGCCGCCGGCACCGGCCCGGGCTCGTGTCCGCGCCCGGCGGAGGGCCCCGTCGGGGTGATCGCGATCCGGGCGGCTGCGAGTGCCAGGATCCACAGGCCGAAGGACAGACAGGCCGGCCACAGCATGCCGTGCGTGGCGACCAGGACGAGCGTCGCGGCGGGAACCAGCACGGCAACGACGGCTCCTGCGGCCCGGACGATGCCGGAGTGGGCGAGGACCCACCACAGTCCGACGGCCGTGAGGGCCACACCCGCCACGGCGATGAGCACCCACAGCAGGCCTCTCAGCCCGGCGGTGACGAGCAGCACGAGCACGCTGCCCAGGAGGGCGAGGAGGGCCAGCCGGGCCCACGCCACGGGTGGCCCGCGGTCGGCTGACGAATCGGCGGCACGCGCGTCCGGGCGCCGTATCTGTCGCACGCCGAGCGTCTCCCCTTGGACGGGCGCGTTGCCCTATCGGAAACCGGCCGAGGGCTTCTCGGTCCGTACGACGCACAGCGCCCAGATCACGAATCCGGAGATCGCGATCGCCACGATCGACCACAACGGGTAGTACGGCAGGGAGAGGAAGTTGGCGAGAATGAGGAATCCGGCGATGACCACGCCGGCGACCCGAGCCCACGTCGCCGCCCGGAACAGGCCCAGACTGACCACGACGGCGACCGCCCCCAGCACGACGTGTATCCAGCCCCAGCCGGTCAGGTCGTACTGGAAGACGTATCCGTTCGTGGTGACGAACACGTTGTCCTGGGCGATGCCCATGATGCCGCGGAAGATGTCGAGCACTCCGCAGATCGTCAGCATGACGGCGCCGAACACCATCAGACCGCCGGCCCACTGCTGTTTCGCCGATTC
Proteins encoded in this window:
- a CDS encoding DUF2993 domain-containing protein produces the protein MRRRWVKVLAITVVVLAVLFTVADRVAVHYADKEVSRLAAEKYGYRNSTDGHLDVSIEGFPFLTQAFSQNFDHVSLDAGQFTIDTTNNAEGGYLPVKQLRLDLHGVQVTSLTARSAEANLATGTLTLSYEALSGVVTRVAGTGGPVHISQAAGSAGQAARIKVTGTAGGSELNSTGTLLAQGNEISFSLPGAEQPTATWRVQLPENVGFTAARSTSDGVEISMVGHLVNLGASRFTR
- a CDS encoding MFS transporter — translated: MPTGFGRLWTAQTISSLGDGVTQAALPLLALTLTRDPMALAVVSAAGTLPWLLFGVLGGALVDRWDRRRTMWVTDTARAVLLGIPAAAAVLDVLSIPLLAAVAFLLGLGGLFFDTAATAYLPDLLRRDPALLERANSRLRGAQTAMSGFAGPPAGSALLALGRAVPLLADAVSFMLSALFVRTLPARPRPVPEARESLLRQARAGASYVFRDRVLLGLALRPAVGNVAFLAVETVLALFAHDRLGIDTYGFGLLLTAEATGGLLGSGIASSLGRRLGTGTALTCTAAVEGLAILGLAAAPNPYVAGLALAVCGAGMGATMVLGPSLRQAIVPAHLMGRVASTSRMLAMCAAPIGAFLGGWLATTYDIRTPLYAAAVLLLTMTAITASMTSNRRVEAALRAAAPAGGPDHPAPRDPAQETAPDLL
- a CDS encoding ArsR/SmtB family transcription factor produces the protein MPTDDLPETFHVTTDEQLRAVSNLTRHRIMAVLRFEPATITQIAERVGLAKGSSSYHVRLLERAGLVKVVRTRKVRGVTERYYAMAARAIVLPDPAEGGPDLLMRHAVADLEASPVDGGRHVRMAHLRLTEQQFAQLGARLEALADEYRELSDPSLPDASLVFALFRPAPREQAEGDAK
- the katG gene encoding catalase/peroxidase HPI codes for the protein MAGSESENPVIPSPTPTPTRRPRTNRDWWPDQLDLQVLHQHSPRSNPMDEDYDYAKEFATLDVDALKRDVFEVMTTSQDWWPADYGHYGPLFIRMSWHAAGTYRIADGRGGGGSGAQRFAPLNSWPDNASLDKARRLLWPVKQKYGRKVSWADLLVFAGNCAMESMGFKTFGFGFGREDIWEPEEIFWGPEDTWLGDERYSGDRELTGPFAAVQMGLIYVNPEGPNGNPDPMEAARDIRETFGRMAMNDEETVALIVGGHTFGKCHGAVDPSYIGAEPEAAPIEQQGLGWRNTYGSGAGPHTLTSGLEGAWTTEPTRWDNGYLDNLYGYEWELTSSPAGAHQWTPTDPAAQNAVPDAHDPSKRHAPMMLTTDLALKVDPVYGPITKRFHENPDELAVAFAKAWYKLLHRDMGPVSRYLGPWIPEPQLWQDPVPDVDHELVGDEDIAALKGRILASGLSVPQLVTTAWASAASFRGTDKRGGANGARIRLAPQKDWELNALPEVTEVLRTLERIQQDFNASQTGGTRVSLADLIVLGGCAAVEQAARNAGYDVTVPFAPGRTDASQEQTDAASFAVLEPKADAFRNYLPAGEKLSPETLMLDRANLLTLTAPEMTVLIGGMRALNTGFKGSPHGVFTDRPGTLTNDFFVNLLDMGTEWKASATEENVFEGRDRATGEVKWTATAVDLIFGAHSQLRAVSEVYAAQDAGEKFVRDFVAAWNKVMNLDRFDLA
- a CDS encoding YhjD/YihY/BrkB family envelope integrity protein, translating into MHSWRRSPGKGRGTTLCWTRLDHAWQAAGRRFEASAAGRLWGRLSAADFFGHSFQLASLAFLCFFPFLILVTAAFGQDAAHVMAGWLGLNEQAAQAVAGLFKPNPGSVTLTLMSALLLIAGAVAVAGTLQGWYQFLFGVPPRWWRDLGAQLAWLAVLVAYGAARAGAGAALGSQLSSLAGFVLALFFWWGTMRLLLTGAIAWRFLLPAALATGVAWTGLGWFSSRFFSDTIVANNHKYGPVGVVMVILSWLVAVGVVIHLGAVVGHEFARHRAMRSHR
- a CDS encoding class II glutamine amidotransferase; its protein translation is MCRWIVYSGTPVLLSQVLFQPEHSLIDQSLHSRLGVETTNGDGFGVGWYGQGLATPAVLRDVGPAWNNRNLQEVAHHVRSGLFLAHIRATTGTAVQQTNCHPFRKDRWLWMHNGVINEFHRLRRDLALAVAPALYPDIEGSTDSELMFFLALTFGLVDDPPGAVARMAGLVESTGHRHGVEHPLQMTVAVADGESLWAFRHSSEGASRSLYFSTQVDALRALHPDTSFLREISEETRLVVSEPLGDLPGAWNEVPESSYGIVRPGQDTLHTFEPRY
- a CDS encoding diacylglycerol/lipid kinase family protein — encoded protein: MRQIRRPDARAADSSADRGPPVAWARLALLALLGSVLVLLVTAGLRGLLWVLIAVAGVALTAVGLWWVLAHSGIVRAAGAVVAVLVPAATLVLVATHGMLWPACLSFGLWILALAAARIAITPTGPSAGRGHEPGPVPAALHPWVVMNPRSGGGKVERFHLEEKARAAGARVVVLDPVRHQDVADLARRAVAEGADLLAVAGGDGTQALVAEVAARHDVPFMVIPAGTRNHFALDLGLDRDDPAAALAAFTDPVEFRVDLGFAADRVFVNNASFGTYAAVVREPSYRDAKLRTALQALPVLLTGPEAPRLRMRAGHTRIEGLQALLVSNNPYRPAAVDSVRPVLRESLDSGRLGVLCVRVDTPGRAARLSTRLLGGRRSPGVTRLTASEVVVEADTDTVPAGIDGESVVLPAPVVCRVAPGALRVRVPRHRPGTPPNRPPPDWRRVLRLALARPTRHRGSAAA
- a CDS encoding DUF7144 family membrane protein — encoded protein: MTATHAAHPESAKQQWAGGLMVFGAVMLTICGVLDIFRGIMGIAQDNVFVTTNGYVFQYDLTGWGWIHVVLGAVAVVVSLGLFRAATWARVAGVVIAGFLILANFLSLPYYPLWSIVAIAISGFVIWALCVVRTEKPSAGFR